In the Pseudolabrys taiwanensis genome, one interval contains:
- a CDS encoding L,D-transpeptidase has translation MWALVAAAIAHASPRDVVAFSGFAPGTIVVKTNERRLYFVLDPYHAMRFPVGVGKAGKSWTGIARVEGKFIRPAWSPPDEIRRDKPNLPEVIPGGSRHNPMGAAALTLRGGEYAIHGTNNPQSIGGFVSYGCIRMHNRDIVALYDMVQVGTPVIVER, from the coding sequence ATGTGGGCGCTGGTCGCAGCCGCGATCGCGCACGCGTCGCCGCGCGACGTCGTCGCGTTCTCCGGCTTTGCGCCCGGTACGATCGTGGTGAAGACGAACGAGCGCCGGCTCTATTTCGTGCTCGACCCCTATCACGCGATGCGCTTCCCGGTCGGCGTCGGCAAGGCCGGCAAGTCTTGGACCGGCATTGCACGCGTCGAAGGCAAATTTATCCGGCCGGCCTGGTCGCCGCCTGACGAAATCCGCCGCGACAAGCCGAATTTGCCCGAGGTCATTCCCGGCGGGTCGCGCCACAATCCGATGGGCGCGGCGGCATTGACGCTGCGCGGCGGCGAATACGCGATCCACGGCACCAACAATCCGCAGTCGATCGGCGGCTTCGTGTCGTATGGCTGCATCCGCATGCACAACCGCGACATTGTCGCGCTCTACGACATGGTGCAGGTCGGCACGCCCGTGATCGTGGAGCGATGA
- the acs gene encoding acetate--CoA ligase — translation MSDDKIYDVPAEWRQRAWVDDAKYQEMYARSVKDPDGFWAEQAKRIDWIEPFTKVKNTTYDPHNVSIKWFEDGTLNACYNCIDRHLPERADQVAIIWEGDDPKDSKKITYQELHDEVCRMADILRNRNVEKGDRVTIYLPMIPEAVYAMLACARLGAVHSVVFGGFSPESLAGRIEDCQSKVVITADEGVRGGRKVPLKANVDAAIAKVGGVDFVVVVKHTGGAIDMDPVRDVWYHEGAAVVTSECPCEEMNAEDPLFILYTSGSTGKPKGVLHTTGGYLVYASMTHQYVFDYHDGDIYWCTADVGWVTGHSYIVYGPLSNGAITLMFEGVPNYPTNSRFWEVCDKHQVNILYTAPTAIRALMQGGNDPVTKTSRKSLRLLGSVGEPINPEAWEWYYHVVGDDRCPIVDTWWQTETGGILITPLPGATKLKPGSATRPFFGVQPEIVDAEGKVLEGATTGNLCIADSWPGQMRTVYGDHQRFIDTYFKTYPGKYFTGDGCRRDADGYYWITGRVDDVINVAGHRMGTAEVESALVAHTKVSEAAVVGYPHDIKGQGIYAYVTLMAGEKPTEELRKELVAWVRKEIGPIASPDLIQFAPGLPKTRSGKIMRRILRKIAEDDFGNLGDTTTLADPAVVDDLVTNRQNKKTAKAGA, via the coding sequence ATGTCCGACGACAAGATTTATGACGTTCCGGCCGAGTGGCGCCAGCGCGCCTGGGTGGACGACGCCAAATACCAGGAAATGTATGCGCGTTCGGTGAAAGACCCGGACGGCTTCTGGGCCGAGCAGGCCAAGCGCATCGATTGGATCGAGCCCTTCACCAAGGTGAAGAACACCACCTACGATCCGCACAACGTGTCGATCAAGTGGTTCGAGGACGGCACGCTCAACGCTTGCTACAACTGCATCGATCGTCATCTGCCCGAGCGCGCCGATCAGGTCGCCATCATCTGGGAAGGCGACGATCCGAAAGACAGCAAGAAGATCACCTATCAGGAGCTGCACGACGAGGTCTGCCGGATGGCCGACATCCTGCGCAACCGCAACGTCGAAAAAGGCGACCGGGTGACCATCTATCTGCCGATGATCCCCGAAGCCGTGTACGCGATGCTCGCCTGCGCGCGGCTCGGCGCCGTGCATTCGGTGGTGTTCGGCGGCTTCTCGCCGGAATCGCTGGCCGGCCGCATCGAAGATTGCCAGTCCAAGGTCGTCATCACCGCCGATGAAGGCGTGCGCGGCGGCCGCAAGGTGCCGCTCAAGGCCAATGTCGATGCCGCGATCGCCAAGGTCGGCGGCGTCGACTTCGTCGTCGTGGTGAAGCACACCGGCGGCGCCATCGACATGGATCCGGTGCGTGACGTTTGGTACCACGAAGGCGCGGCCGTCGTGACGTCCGAGTGTCCGTGCGAGGAGATGAACGCGGAGGATCCGCTGTTCATCCTCTACACCTCCGGCTCGACCGGCAAGCCGAAGGGCGTGCTGCACACCACCGGCGGCTATCTCGTCTATGCGTCGATGACGCACCAATACGTGTTCGACTATCACGACGGCGATATCTACTGGTGCACCGCCGACGTCGGCTGGGTCACCGGCCACAGCTACATCGTCTACGGCCCGCTCTCCAACGGCGCCATCACGCTGATGTTCGAAGGCGTGCCGAACTACCCGACCAATTCGCGCTTCTGGGAAGTCTGCGACAAGCACCAGGTCAACATTCTTTACACGGCGCCGACGGCGATCCGCGCGCTGATGCAGGGCGGCAACGACCCGGTGACGAAGACATCACGCAAGTCGCTGCGCCTGTTGGGCTCGGTCGGCGAGCCGATCAACCCGGAAGCCTGGGAATGGTACTACCACGTGGTCGGCGACGATCGTTGCCCGATCGTCGATACCTGGTGGCAGACCGAGACCGGCGGCATCCTCATCACGCCGCTGCCCGGCGCGACCAAACTCAAGCCGGGTTCGGCGACGCGGCCGTTCTTCGGCGTGCAGCCGGAGATCGTCGATGCCGAGGGCAAGGTGCTGGAAGGCGCCACCACGGGCAATCTGTGCATCGCCGATTCCTGGCCGGGGCAGATGCGCACGGTCTATGGCGACCATCAGCGCTTCATCGACACCTACTTCAAGACCTATCCCGGCAAGTATTTCACCGGCGATGGCTGCCGCCGCGATGCCGACGGCTATTACTGGATCACCGGCCGCGTCGATGACGTGATCAATGTCGCCGGCCACCGCATGGGCACCGCGGAAGTCGAGAGCGCGCTGGTCGCGCACACCAAGGTGTCGGAGGCGGCGGTCGTCGGCTATCCGCACGACATCAAGGGCCAGGGCATCTACGCTTACGTCACCTTGATGGCCGGCGAGAAACCGACCGAAGAATTGCGCAAGGAGCTGGTCGCCTGGGTGCGCAAGGAGATCGGTCCGATCGCCTCGCCCGATCTGATCCAGTTCGCGCCTGGTCTGCCGAAAACGCGCTCGGGTAAGATCATGCGCCGCATCCTGCGCAAGATCGCCGAAGACGATTTCGGCAATCTCGGCGACACGACGACGCTTGCCGATCCGGCCGTGGTCGACGACCTCGTCACCAACCGCCAGAACAAGAAGACGGCAAAGGCGGGGGCGTAG
- a CDS encoding EVE domain-containing protein, translated as MAYWLMKSEPDAWSWDQQVAKGAKGEAWNGVRNHTAKLNLMKMKKGDRAFFYHSNIGKEIVGVLEIIREHFPDPTADAGSPWVVVQVKALEPVPKPVTLAAIKAEPKLKDIALLKYSRLSVQPVTPDEWKLLCKMGGM; from the coding sequence ATGGCCTACTGGCTGATGAAATCCGAGCCCGATGCGTGGTCATGGGACCAGCAGGTCGCCAAAGGCGCCAAGGGCGAAGCTTGGAACGGCGTGCGCAATCACACCGCCAAGCTGAACCTGATGAAGATGAAGAAGGGCGACCGCGCCTTCTTCTATCATTCCAATATCGGCAAGGAGATCGTGGGCGTCCTCGAGATCATCCGCGAGCACTTCCCCGATCCGACCGCGGACGCCGGTTCGCCCTGGGTGGTCGTCCAGGTGAAGGCGCTCGAACCGGTACCCAAGCCGGTGACGCTCGCGGCCATCAAGGCCGAGCCGAAGCTGAAGGACATCGCGCTCTTGAAATACTCCCGCCTGTCCGTGCAGCCGGTAACGCCGGACGAATGGAAACTGCTTTGCAAGATGGGCGGGATGTAG
- a CDS encoding NAD(P)H-dependent glycerol-3-phosphate dehydrogenase, producing MTDNIQHIAVLGGGAWGTALAQTAARAGRDVVLWEHDAANAAQLAAKRESAYLPGVTLDDKIKVTHALKDTTQAQAILLVIPAQVLRSVVGALAPLIADRTPLVACAKGIEHGTHKFMTEIIAECAPKAVPAILSGPSFAADVARGLPTAVTIAATDADIAHALAHAMNSGTFRPYHSSDVRGVELGGATKNVLAIAAGIVNGRGLGASALAAMTTRGFAELVRFGRACGAKTETMMGLSGLGDLILTCGTPQSRNFSFGVALGKGETAATAAHGKLAEGVFTAPVLLEMARERNIEMPISEAVAAVIAGKLSVDAAIESLLTRPLKAEE from the coding sequence ATGACCGACAATATCCAACACATTGCCGTGCTCGGCGGTGGCGCCTGGGGCACGGCGCTGGCGCAAACCGCCGCCCGCGCCGGACGTGACGTGGTGTTGTGGGAGCACGACGCGGCCAATGCCGCGCAGCTCGCCGCCAAGCGTGAGAGCGCGTATCTGCCGGGCGTGACGCTCGATGACAAGATCAAGGTCACGCATGCGCTCAAGGACACGACGCAAGCGCAGGCGATCTTGCTCGTCATTCCGGCGCAGGTGCTGCGCTCGGTCGTCGGCGCGCTCGCGCCTTTGATCGCCGATCGCACGCCGCTGGTCGCCTGCGCCAAGGGCATCGAGCACGGCACGCACAAATTCATGACCGAGATCATCGCCGAATGCGCGCCGAAGGCGGTGCCGGCGATCCTCTCCGGCCCGAGCTTCGCCGCCGACGTCGCGCGCGGCCTGCCGACCGCCGTCACCATCGCCGCCACCGATGCCGATATCGCGCACGCGCTGGCGCATGCGATGAATTCCGGCACCTTCCGGCCTTACCATTCGAGCGACGTGCGCGGTGTCGAGCTCGGCGGCGCCACCAAGAACGTGCTCGCCATCGCCGCCGGCATCGTCAATGGCCGCGGCCTCGGCGCGAGCGCGCTCGCCGCGATGACGACGCGCGGCTTTGCCGAGCTGGTGCGCTTCGGCAGAGCCTGCGGCGCCAAGACCGAGACGATGATGGGCCTCTCTGGTCTGGGCGATCTCATTCTTACGTGCGGCACACCGCAGTCGCGCAACTTCTCGTTCGGCGTCGCGCTCGGCAAAGGCGAAACGGCGGCGACCGCAGCGCATGGCAAGCTGGCGGAAGGCGTGTTCACCGCGCCGGTGCTCCTGGAGATGGCGCGCGAGAGGAATATCGAGATGCCGATCTCGGAAGCCGTCGCCGCCGTGATCGCCGGCAAACTGAGCGTCGACGCCGCCATCGAGTCGCTGCTGACGCGCCCGCTGAAGGCGGAGGAGTAG
- the tsaD gene encoding tRNA (adenosine(37)-N6)-threonylcarbamoyltransferase complex transferase subunit TsaD, translating to MLVLGIETTCDETAAAVVQRAEDGRGTILSNVILSQVMEHAKFGGVVPEIAARAHVEVLDAVIAQAMDEANVTFEQLDGVAAAAGPGLIGGVIVGLTTAKSIALVRNKPLVAVNHLEAHALSARLTDNTAFPYCLFLASGGHTQILAIRGVGDYVRLGTTQDDAIGEAFDKTAKLLGLGYPGGPQVEQEATRGNPRRFPLPRPMQHRKDADFSFSGLKTALRLEAEAIAPLTDQDVSDLCASFQQAVVDVVQDRLRSGLRIFRAQYGAPTALVAAGGVAANQAIRKVLHRLAFEVGTVLVAPPMELCTDNGAMIAWAGAERLALGITDPLEVAPRARWPLDEIASAKGRTQRTAAYK from the coding sequence ATGCTCGTTCTCGGGATCGAGACGACCTGTGACGAAACCGCCGCGGCGGTCGTGCAGCGCGCCGAAGACGGCCGCGGCACGATTCTGTCCAACGTCATCCTCAGCCAGGTCATGGAGCACGCGAAATTCGGCGGCGTGGTGCCGGAGATCGCCGCGCGCGCGCATGTCGAAGTGCTCGATGCCGTCATCGCGCAGGCGATGGACGAGGCAAACGTCACCTTCGAACAGCTGGACGGCGTCGCTGCTGCCGCCGGCCCGGGCCTGATCGGCGGCGTCATCGTCGGCCTTACCACCGCCAAGTCGATCGCGCTGGTGCGCAACAAGCCTCTGGTCGCCGTCAACCACCTCGAAGCCCATGCGCTGTCGGCGCGGCTCACCGACAACACCGCCTTCCCATATTGCCTTTTCCTCGCGTCCGGCGGTCACACGCAGATCCTCGCCATCCGCGGCGTCGGCGATTACGTGCGGCTCGGCACGACGCAGGACGACGCCATCGGCGAAGCCTTCGACAAGACGGCGAAGCTACTCGGGCTTGGCTATCCCGGCGGGCCGCAGGTCGAGCAGGAAGCGACCAGGGGCAATCCGCGCCGCTTCCCGCTGCCGCGGCCGATGCAGCATCGCAAGGATGCCGACTTCTCGTTCTCGGGCCTGAAGACCGCATTGCGTCTCGAAGCCGAGGCGATCGCTCCGCTGACCGACCAGGACGTGTCGGACCTGTGCGCCTCGTTCCAGCAGGCGGTGGTCGACGTCGTGCAGGACCGCCTGCGCTCCGGCCTGCGCATTTTCCGCGCGCAATATGGCGCACCGACCGCGCTGGTCGCCGCCGGCGGCGTCGCCGCCAACCAGGCCATCCGCAAGGTGCTGCACCGCCTCGCCTTCGAAGTCGGCACCGTCTTGGTCGCCCCGCCGATGGAATTGTGCACCGACAACGGCGCCATGATCGCGTGGGCCGGCGCCGAGCGTCTCGCGCTCGGCATCACCGATCCGCTGGAGGTCGCGCCGCGGGCACGGTGGCCGCTCGACGAGATCGCTTCGGCCAAGGGCCGCACGCAACGCACCGCGGCATATAAATGA
- the hemC gene encoding hydroxymethylbilane synthase → MQSLTQSTAVLRIGTRGSPLALTQARMVAARLAAAMRVEETAIEIVVIRTTGDAIQDRPLAEVGGKGLFTKEIEQALLEGRVDVAVHSTKDMPTFSQPGLMLTACLEREDPRDAFISRTAPSLALLPQGATLGTASLRRQAIAKRLRPDLKVVPLRGNVETRLRKLDAGEVDATLLALAGLRRLGLTEHATAVMSADEFLPAVGQGAIGIEARENDARTRQVLARIDHADTSAAVACERAFLAVLDGSCKTPIAGHATISGDTVQFRGLIARPDGTAAHDITGTGHRKDAAAIGADAGRALKHRAGPGFFD, encoded by the coding sequence TTGCAATCTTTGACGCAATCCACAGCCGTTCTGCGTATCGGCACACGCGGCAGCCCGCTCGCCCTGACACAGGCGCGCATGGTCGCGGCGCGGCTCGCGGCCGCCATGCGGGTCGAGGAGACGGCGATCGAGATCGTCGTTATCCGGACGACGGGCGATGCCATCCAGGACCGGCCGTTGGCCGAGGTTGGCGGCAAGGGACTTTTCACGAAGGAAATCGAGCAAGCGCTTTTGGAAGGCCGCGTCGATGTCGCCGTGCATTCGACCAAGGACATGCCGACCTTCTCGCAGCCGGGCTTGATGCTGACCGCGTGTCTGGAGCGCGAAGATCCGCGCGATGCGTTCATCAGCCGTACGGCGCCGTCGCTCGCGCTGCTGCCGCAAGGCGCGACCCTCGGCACCGCCTCGCTGCGCCGTCAGGCGATCGCCAAGCGCCTGCGGCCCGATCTCAAGGTCGTGCCGCTGCGCGGCAATGTCGAGACGCGGCTGCGCAAGCTCGATGCCGGCGAAGTCGATGCGACGTTGCTGGCGCTCGCGGGTTTGCGCCGGCTCGGGCTGACCGAGCACGCGACGGCGGTGATGAGCGCCGACGAATTCCTGCCAGCGGTCGGGCAGGGCGCCATCGGCATCGAAGCGCGCGAGAACGACGCGCGCACGCGCCAGGTCCTGGCGCGTATCGATCACGCCGACACCTCGGCGGCGGTGGCCTGCGAACGCGCCTTCCTCGCCGTGCTCGACGGATCGTGCAAGACGCCGATCGCCGGTCACGCGACGATCAGCGGCGACACGGTGCAATTTCGCGGCTTGATCGCGCGGCCCGATGGCACGGCCGCGCATGACATCACCGGTACCGGCCATCGCAAAGATGCGGCGGCGATCGGCGCCGATGCCGGGCGCGCGCTCAAGCATCGCGCGGGCCCCGGCTTCTTCGATTAG
- a CDS encoding uroporphyrinogen-III synthase, with amino-acid sequence MRDEGHEVLVAPLMRVEPIAAELDGDWSAVIITSANAPEAIADNPAAPALYKLKLFAVGDRSAEAAQAAGFGDVESAGGDARALVSLIVQRHGGAALPLLYLAGEDRAADVVGELAAHGVKAEMRVVYRAVTAPFPDDLIEALRADEIDAVLHYSRRSADNYVAGAAAANIMEAALKPRHICLAESAAAPLVKAGAVQVAIAAHPDEGSLLALLAPSRP; translated from the coding sequence TTGCGTGACGAGGGACACGAGGTGCTGGTCGCGCCGTTGATGCGCGTCGAACCGATCGCCGCCGAGCTCGATGGCGATTGGAGCGCCGTTATCATCACCAGCGCCAATGCGCCGGAAGCGATCGCGGACAATCCGGCCGCGCCGGCATTGTACAAGTTGAAACTCTTTGCGGTGGGCGACCGCAGCGCGGAAGCGGCGCAGGCAGCCGGTTTCGGCGATGTGGAGTCGGCCGGCGGCGACGCGCGCGCTCTCGTCAGCCTTATCGTTCAACGCCATGGCGGCGCTGCATTGCCGTTGCTTTATCTCGCGGGTGAAGATCGCGCGGCCGATGTCGTCGGCGAACTGGCCGCGCATGGCGTCAAAGCCGAGATGCGCGTGGTCTACCGCGCCGTCACCGCGCCTTTTCCTGACGATCTGATCGAAGCGCTGCGCGCCGATGAGATCGATGCGGTGCTTCATTACTCCCGCCGCAGCGCCGACAACTACGTCGCTGGCGCCGCAGCCGCGAACATCATGGAAGCCGCGCTCAAGCCACGCCATATTTGCCTGGCCGAATCCGCCGCGGCGCCGTTGGTGAAGGCCGGTGCCGTCCAAGTTGCCATCGCCGCGCATCCGGACGAGGGATCGCTGCTCGCGCTCCTCGCGCCGTCACGTCCCTGA
- a CDS encoding COG4223 family protein — protein sequence MADDETASDGAPRRKREAPTIDLTAKDMTPPAPEPSPADAAASEAPPPEEPASAAADAEPAPETAGPVAPSAWPRLIGAGAAGGVIAAAVFGALWYGGVLPSATVGNDAGAQIAALQQQIDALRNRPAAQADTRTIDAVTQRVSKIEDALKTTPAGDTNVAERLTAAENAMKSLGVTLAALNQRNDDASANAARAREQADAAEKAVTQLRGSVQDVARDASSAVTPAQIDALTQRLAALEQTTKTAHADIDKAVASEKTTRLALAASALRTAVVTGAPFAGQLAQAKSLGAPERYLAPLSPFASTGVPSAAALAQELRAQLPQMAKLAGAQAPAGGFLERLQANASKLVKITPVDAPAGDDVSAVLARLEVAAAHADIAAALIDLGKLPETVRAPAQGFIDKAKAREAALAGTRDLAADTMRALGTR from the coding sequence ATGGCAGATGATGAGACGGCGTCCGATGGTGCGCCCCGCCGCAAGCGCGAGGCGCCGACCATCGACCTCACCGCCAAGGACATGACGCCGCCGGCGCCCGAGCCGTCGCCTGCCGACGCTGCCGCCAGTGAGGCGCCGCCGCCGGAAGAACCGGCGTCCGCCGCGGCCGATGCCGAGCCCGCGCCTGAAACCGCGGGCCCTGTTGCGCCGTCCGCATGGCCGCGTTTGATCGGCGCCGGTGCTGCCGGCGGCGTTATCGCCGCGGCCGTCTTCGGCGCGCTTTGGTATGGCGGCGTCTTGCCGTCCGCGACCGTCGGCAACGATGCCGGCGCGCAGATCGCGGCGCTGCAGCAGCAGATAGATGCCTTGCGCAATCGGCCCGCCGCGCAAGCCGATACGCGCACCATCGATGCGGTCACACAGCGCGTCAGCAAAATCGAGGATGCGCTGAAGACGACGCCGGCGGGTGACACGAACGTCGCCGAACGATTGACCGCCGCCGAGAACGCGATGAAGTCGCTCGGCGTTACGCTCGCCGCATTGAATCAGCGCAACGACGATGCGTCGGCCAATGCCGCGCGTGCGCGTGAGCAGGCCGACGCCGCGGAGAAGGCGGTGACGCAGTTGCGCGGTAGCGTGCAGGACGTGGCGCGCGATGCATCGTCGGCCGTCACGCCGGCGCAGATCGATGCGCTGACGCAGCGTCTGGCCGCGCTCGAGCAGACGACGAAGACGGCGCATGCCGACATCGACAAGGCTGTCGCCAGCGAAAAGACGACGCGCCTCGCGCTTGCCGCGTCGGCTCTCCGCACGGCCGTCGTCACCGGCGCTCCCTTCGCCGGCCAACTGGCGCAGGCCAAGTCGCTCGGTGCGCCGGAGCGCTATCTCGCGCCGTTGTCGCCGTTCGCTTCGACGGGCGTGCCGAGTGCCGCCGCGCTGGCTCAGGAACTCCGTGCACAATTGCCGCAAATGGCCAAGCTCGCCGGCGCGCAGGCGCCGGCTGGCGGCTTTCTCGAACGCTTGCAGGCCAATGCCAGCAAGCTCGTGAAGATCACGCCGGTCGATGCGCCGGCCGGCGACGATGTGTCCGCGGTGCTGGCACGGCTCGAAGTCGCGGCCGCGCATGCGGATATCGCCGCCGCGCTCATCGATCTCGGCAAGCTGCCGGAAACCGTGCGCGCGCCCGCGCAGGGCTTCATCGATAAAGCGAAAGCGCGCGAGGCAGCGCTCGCGGGCACGCGCGATTTGGCCGCCGATACGATGCGCGCGCTCGGCACGCGGTGA
- a CDS encoding heme biosynthesis protein HemY: protein MIRVVVFLVAVALVATGVVWFADRPGDIVLTWMGYRIETSLLVAALALIVLVIALMIAWSILRAILRSPEQMSLFFRHRRAMKGHGAITRGLIAIGAGDQKLARRAADDAARLSPNEALTLLLNAQAAQLSGDAAAAERAFREMARRDDTKLLGLRGLYIEAQRRHDAVTARRVAEEAARAAPALTWATQAVLEDRCAVSDWSGALDALEATKPAMDKADYRRKRAVLLTARAIALGDTQRDTARESVLEAVKLAPDLVPAAALAGRRLSEAGEQRKARRILEHAWEISPHPDLAAAYADLRLGDSARERLARMQKLADKVPGQREGALALARAALDAKEFATARQALAPYLSAPTRRVATLMAEIEEAEHGDTGRVREWMGRAMRAAGDPVWTADGVVSDRWLPVTPNGRLDGFAWRVPLAELGGSRDVIEVVAPAPAPASAPPAPPVEIAPPAAEQPKDAPPAPEAKAAKPKIPPAEAVIPLVHAPDDPGPDGAADGDLTEPGTSGEAWRLRQRL, encoded by the coding sequence ATGATCCGTGTCGTCGTCTTCCTCGTTGCTGTCGCGCTGGTTGCCACCGGCGTCGTCTGGTTCGCCGATCGTCCCGGCGACATCGTCCTCACCTGGATGGGCTATCGCATCGAGACGTCGCTGCTGGTCGCGGCGCTCGCGCTTATCGTTCTGGTCATCGCGTTGATGATCGCCTGGTCGATCCTGCGCGCGATCCTGCGTTCACCGGAGCAGATGTCGCTGTTCTTCCGCCATCGCCGCGCGATGAAAGGCCATGGCGCCATCACGCGCGGCCTCATCGCCATCGGTGCCGGCGATCAGAAGCTGGCCCGGCGTGCCGCGGACGATGCCGCGCGTCTGTCGCCGAACGAAGCGCTGACGTTGCTGCTCAATGCCCAGGCGGCGCAATTGTCCGGCGATGCCGCCGCCGCCGAGCGCGCCTTCCGCGAGATGGCGCGGCGCGACGACACCAAGCTTCTCGGTTTGCGCGGGCTCTACATCGAAGCGCAGCGCCGGCACGACGCCGTCACCGCGCGCCGTGTCGCCGAGGAAGCCGCGCGCGCCGCCCCGGCGCTGACCTGGGCCACGCAGGCGGTGCTGGAAGATCGCTGTGCGGTGTCGGATTGGAGCGGGGCGCTCGATGCGCTCGAGGCCACCAAGCCGGCGATGGACAAGGCGGACTACCGCCGCAAGCGCGCGGTGCTGCTGACCGCGCGCGCCATCGCGCTCGGCGATACGCAGCGCGACACGGCACGCGAAAGCGTGCTGGAGGCGGTGAAGCTTGCACCCGATCTGGTGCCGGCGGCGGCGCTGGCCGGCCGGCGCCTGAGTGAGGCCGGCGAACAGCGCAAGGCCCGGCGCATACTCGAACATGCCTGGGAAATCAGCCCGCATCCCGATCTGGCCGCCGCCTACGCCGATCTGCGGCTCGGCGATTCTGCGCGCGAGCGCCTGGCCCGGATGCAGAAGCTCGCCGACAAGGTGCCCGGTCAGCGCGAGGGTGCGCTGGCGCTGGCGCGCGCCGCGCTGGACGCCAAGGAGTTCGCCACCGCCCGCCAGGCGCTCGCGCCCTATCTGTCGGCACCGACGCGGCGTGTGGCGACGTTGATGGCCGAAATCGAGGAAGCGGAGCACGGAGATACCGGCCGGGTGCGGGAATGGATGGGCCGGGCCATGCGCGCCGCCGGCGATCCCGTCTGGACGGCGGACGGCGTGGTGTCGGATCGCTGGCTGCCGGTGACGCCGAACGGCCGGTTGGACGGCTTTGCGTGGCGGGTGCCGCTGGCGGAGCTTGGGGGCAGCCGCGACGTGATCGAGGTGGTGGCGCCGGCGCCGGCGCCGGCGTCGGCGCCGCCCGCTCCCCCGGTGGAGATCGCGCCGCCGGCCGCCGAACAGCCCAAGGATGCGCCGCCTGCGCCGGAGGCCAAGGCCGCCAAGCCCAAGATTCCGCCGGCCGAAGCCGTCATCCCGCTGGTCCACGCGCCGGACGATCCGGGCCCGGACGGCGCGGCCGACGGCGACCTGACGGAACCGGGGACTTCGGGCGAGGCCTGGCGCCTGCGTCAAAGGCTGTAG
- a CDS encoding MFS transporter, whose translation MPPLLLSRRFAPLFWCQFFAAFNDNFLKTALVFLLLFREHPDAEALITIASAIFIAPYFFLSGLGGELADRYDKARVAQVIKFVEMLVAGLAVWGYATQSLPILFAALFGFGVLASLFGPMKYGILPDHLPREKLPAGNALVEGATFVAILLGTIVGGLAARNGGGPFAFAPLVIGFSLACWISALLIPPSGQGAPHLKVHINIAASTAFMIRHLRSDARLWWGAMVTSWFWLAGIVVLSLLPPLIKTLIGGDEATVTIYLAMFSVAVGCGSGLAATLARGRIVLTITVVGGVLLGVFAIDIGLATWGAMPAAGLRSPDVVFSSGLGIRTAVDLVGLAIAGGLFIVPAFAAVQAWSDPDYRARNVAAVNVINAAFMTAATVVVAIMQKLGATLPMLFLGLGAATLVVAFAIWKTKPSSELSSPAKAGDPVSADIRD comes from the coding sequence ATGCCGCCACTTCTGTTATCGAGGCGCTTCGCGCCGTTGTTCTGGTGCCAGTTCTTCGCGGCCTTCAACGACAATTTTCTGAAGACCGCGCTGGTCTTCCTCCTCCTGTTCCGGGAGCATCCGGACGCGGAAGCGTTGATCACCATCGCCAGCGCCATCTTCATCGCCCCCTACTTTTTCTTATCGGGATTGGGCGGCGAACTTGCCGATCGTTACGACAAGGCGCGCGTCGCCCAAGTCATCAAATTCGTCGAGATGCTCGTCGCCGGTCTGGCGGTGTGGGGCTATGCGACGCAGTCGCTGCCCATTCTGTTCGCCGCGCTGTTCGGCTTCGGCGTTCTCGCTTCGCTGTTCGGGCCGATGAAATACGGCATCCTTCCCGATCATCTGCCGCGCGAGAAGCTGCCCGCCGGCAATGCGCTGGTCGAAGGCGCGACCTTCGTCGCCATCCTGCTCGGCACCATCGTCGGCGGCCTTGCCGCGCGTAATGGCGGCGGACCTTTCGCCTTTGCGCCGCTGGTCATCGGCTTCTCGCTCGCGTGTTGGATTTCCGCGCTGCTCATTCCCCCGAGCGGACAGGGCGCGCCGCATCTGAAGGTGCATATCAACATCGCCGCATCGACGGCCTTCATGATCCGCCATCTGCGCAGCGACGCGCGGCTGTGGTGGGGCGCCATGGTGACGAGCTGGTTCTGGCTCGCCGGCATCGTCGTGCTCTCGCTCTTGCCGCCGCTGATCAAGACGCTGATCGGTGGCGACGAAGCGACGGTCACCATTTATCTCGCGATGTTCTCGGTCGCGGTGGGCTGCGGCTCCGGTCTGGCGGCGACGCTGGCGCGCGGGCGGATCGTGCTCACCATTACGGTCGTCGGCGGCGTGCTGCTTGGCGTTTTCGCCATCGATATCGGCTTGGCGACCTGGGGCGCGATGCCGGCCGCCGGGCTGCGGTCGCCGGACGTCGTGTTCTCATCCGGGTTGGGCATTCGCACCGCAGTCGATCTTGTCGGCCTCGCGATCGCCGGCGGCTTGTTCATCGTGCCGGCCTTCGCCGCCGTGCAGGCGTGGTCCGATCCCGATTATCGCGCGCGCAACGTGGCCGCGGTGAACGTGATCAACGCGGCGTTCATGACCGCGGCCACCGTCGTCGTCGCGATCATGCAGAAGTTGGGCGCGACATTGCCGATGCTGTTCCTGGGGCTCGGCGCCGCGACGCTTGTCGTGGCCTTCGCGATCTGGAAGACGAAGCCATCCTCGGAGCTGTCATCGCCCGCGAAAGCGGGCGATCCAGTATCCGCGGACATTCGAGATTGA